In Polaribacter sp. Hel_I_88, the following proteins share a genomic window:
- a CDS encoding M1 family metallopeptidase, whose product MKKYILFLASICMIISCAQTKEVSYTQNSSAENNPGYWQQQVDYTMDIDMDVNKYQYKGTQKLVYTNNSPDDLDRVFYHLYFNAFQPGSQMDMRSLNISDPDRRVRDRISKLNADEIGYIKVNSLQQNGVAVKHETVGTILEVQLNTPIKAGESVTFDMVFDAQVPVQIRRSGRNSSEDVALSMAQWYPKMAEYDFQGWHTPPYIAREFHGVWGDFDVTLHIDKSYVVGGTGYLQNPQEVGHNYADKKLPLNLPEGDKLTWHFKAPNVHDFMWAADPDYNHDILTMKNGIDLHFFYKKTLEPEFLENWKNLQPKTAELMTYFSENVGQYPYKQYSVIQGGDGGMEYAMSTLITGKRKFGSLFGVTAHEMAHTWFQFLLATNESLHPWMDEGFTSYISNKAENEILNENKENPHAGSYRGYRTIVARGYEETLSTHADRYDTNWAYGTASYSKGNIFLSQLEYVIGSENVAKGLKKYFTDFSFKHPTPNDIKRSMEKVSGIHLDWYLNEWSQTLHTIDYGVKAVDGKKITLERIGKMPMPIDLEVTYTDGSTENFNIPLRIMRGAKPTAAKIIEDWAWANPVYSFDVAKTVKSVMIDKSGLMADINLENNSFSVD is encoded by the coding sequence ATGAAAAAATACATTCTTTTTTTAGCATCTATATGTATGATTATCTCTTGTGCACAAACAAAAGAGGTTAGTTATACTCAGAATTCTTCTGCAGAAAATAATCCTGGTTATTGGCAACAACAAGTAGATTATACTATGGATATTGATATGGACGTAAATAAATATCAATATAAAGGAACGCAAAAATTAGTGTACACAAACAATTCTCCTGATGATTTAGACAGAGTTTTTTATCACTTATATTTTAATGCGTTTCAGCCAGGTTCTCAAATGGACATGAGGTCTTTAAATATCTCAGATCCTGATAGAAGAGTTCGTGATAGAATTAGCAAATTAAATGCGGATGAAATTGGATACATAAAAGTAAATTCTTTACAACAAAATGGAGTAGCAGTAAAGCATGAAACTGTTGGTACTATTTTAGAGGTGCAATTAAATACACCAATTAAAGCAGGTGAAAGTGTAACTTTTGATATGGTTTTTGATGCACAAGTTCCTGTTCAGATTCGTAGATCTGGTAGAAATAGTTCAGAAGATGTAGCTTTATCAATGGCTCAATGGTATCCTAAAATGGCAGAATATGATTTTCAAGGATGGCACACACCACCTTATATTGCAAGAGAATTTCATGGTGTTTGGGGAGATTTTGATGTAACACTGCATATTGATAAAAGTTATGTAGTAGGAGGAACAGGATATCTACAAAATCCGCAAGAAGTTGGGCATAATTATGCTGATAAAAAATTGCCTTTAAATTTACCAGAAGGTGATAAATTAACATGGCATTTTAAAGCACCAAATGTGCACGATTTTATGTGGGCAGCAGATCCTGACTATAATCACGATATTTTAACAATGAAAAATGGTATTGATTTACACTTTTTTTATAAGAAAACTTTAGAACCTGAATTTTTAGAAAATTGGAAAAACTTACAACCAAAAACGGCTGAGTTGATGACGTATTTCTCTGAAAACGTAGGTCAATATCCATACAAACAATACTCTGTAATTCAAGGTGGAGATGGAGGAATGGAATATGCAATGTCTACTTTAATCACTGGGAAACGTAAGTTTGGGAGTTTATTTGGTGTAACTGCACACGAAATGGCACATACCTGGTTTCAGTTTTTATTAGCAACCAATGAAAGTTTACATCCTTGGATGGATGAAGGTTTTACAAGCTATATTTCTAACAAAGCAGAAAATGAAATTTTAAACGAAAATAAAGAGAACCCACATGCAGGTTCTTATAGAGGTTACAGAACTATTGTTGCAAGAGGTTATGAAGAAACATTATCTACACATGCAGATAGATATGACACTAATTGGGCATATGGAACTGCAAGCTATTCGAAAGGAAATATCTTTTTATCGCAATTAGAATATGTTATTGGTTCAGAAAATGTTGCGAAAGGTTTAAAGAAATACTTTACAGATTTTAGTTTTAAACACCCAACTCCAAATGATATTAAACGTTCTATGGAAAAAGTTTCTGGGATTCATTTAGATTGGTATTTAAACGAATGGTCGCAAACGTTACATACCATAGACTATGGAGTAAAAGCCGTTGATGGTAAAAAAATAACGCTAGAAAGAATTGGTAAAATGCCAATGCCAATCGATTTGGAAGTTACCTATACAGATGGAAGTACAGAAAACTTCAACATTCCTTTAAGAATTATGAGAGGCGCAAAACCAACAGCTGCAAAAATAATTGAAGATTGGGCTTGGGCAAATCCTGTATATTCTTTTGATGTTGCAAAAACTGTAAAATCTGTAATGATTGATAAAAGTGGTTTAATGGCAGATATAAACTTAGAAAATAATTCTTTTTCTGTGGATTAA
- a CDS encoding S8 family peptidase — translation MRILKPVLYTAFAGVFLASCTTVSKLPVPNGVDNAINIPAKKAALTDVEKDNWQHLDLATDTIPGMSVDKAYQFLEGKTSVPVIVGVVDSGTDLKHEDLVDVAWVNADETAGNGIDDDKNGYIDDINGWNFLGKSYKEHLEYERILMNPSVADAETLAEVKAFYQEKLDAAKKANEMLLQNKTRYEQLLQGVKTAHEAFVNHFGKEDYTKEEVLAISTTDENLSNQVAFAKQMYAFGLPSMAAAKTELEGGVNYFIEQLATNKKLIAGDNLKTDYRTVVGDNAYDINDSPGYGDGNSGHSEIDEAHGSHVSGIIAATRNNDKGMNGVANNVKIMAVRSVSSGDEYDKDVALGIRYAVDNGAKVINTSFGKAFSPNKEWVYDAIKYAAKNDVLIVNAAGNDGKNIDVEKTYPNDSEDLKLEIANNLLSIGAMSASYDENLPASFSNYGKINVDIFAPGVQIYSTTPENGYAKFSGTSMAAPSTAGVAALIRSYYPALSANQVKMIIMNSGTKIDLQVIKPGSQSQENPKGEMVPFSDLSVTGRVVNANNALQMADRIVNGK, via the coding sequence ATGAGAATTTTAAAACCAGTTTTATATACAGCATTTGCAGGAGTTTTTTTAGCAAGTTGTACAACAGTATCTAAACTTCCTGTTCCTAATGGAGTTGATAACGCTATAAATATACCAGCAAAAAAAGCAGCGTTAACAGATGTTGAAAAAGATAATTGGCAACATTTAGATTTAGCTACAGATACCATTCCAGGAATGAGTGTTGATAAAGCGTACCAATTTTTAGAAGGTAAAACCAGTGTGCCTGTAATTGTTGGTGTGGTAGATTCTGGTACCGATTTAAAACATGAAGATTTAGTAGATGTTGCTTGGGTAAATGCAGATGAAACTGCTGGTAATGGAATTGACGATGATAAAAATGGTTATATTGATGATATTAATGGTTGGAATTTTCTTGGAAAATCTTACAAAGAGCATTTGGAATACGAGCGTATTTTAATGAATCCATCAGTAGCTGATGCAGAAACTTTGGCTGAAGTAAAAGCATTTTATCAAGAAAAATTAGATGCAGCAAAAAAGGCAAATGAAATGTTGTTGCAAAATAAAACTAGATATGAGCAATTATTACAAGGTGTAAAAACTGCACATGAAGCTTTTGTCAATCATTTTGGAAAAGAAGACTATACAAAAGAAGAGGTTCTAGCAATTTCTACAACCGACGAAAATTTATCGAACCAAGTTGCATTTGCAAAACAAATGTATGCGTTTGGTTTGCCATCTATGGCAGCTGCAAAAACTGAATTAGAAGGTGGTGTAAATTATTTTATTGAACAATTAGCAACGAACAAAAAGTTAATTGCTGGCGATAATTTAAAAACCGATTACAGAACTGTTGTTGGTGATAACGCTTATGATATTAACGATTCTCCTGGTTATGGAGATGGAAATTCAGGCCATTCTGAAATTGATGAAGCTCATGGTTCTCACGTTTCAGGAATTATAGCAGCTACCAGAAATAATGATAAAGGAATGAATGGTGTTGCAAATAATGTAAAAATTATGGCAGTTCGTTCAGTTTCTAGTGGAGATGAATATGATAAAGATGTTGCTTTAGGAATTAGATATGCAGTAGATAATGGCGCAAAAGTTATCAATACTAGTTTTGGTAAAGCATTTTCGCCAAATAAAGAATGGGTTTATGATGCTATTAAATATGCAGCAAAAAATGATGTTTTAATTGTAAATGCTGCAGGAAATGATGGGAAAAACATCGATGTTGAAAAAACATATCCAAACGATTCTGAAGATTTAAAATTAGAAATTGCGAACAATTTATTGTCAATTGGAGCAATGAGCGCTAGTTATGATGAGAATTTACCAGCATCATTTTCTAATTATGGTAAAATAAATGTTGATATTTTTGCTCCTGGAGTTCAAATATATTCAACAACTCCAGAAAATGGCTATGCAAAATTTAGTGGAACATCTATGGCAGCACCATCAACTGCTGGAGTTGCAGCTTTAATACGTTCATATTACCCAGCATTATCTGCAAATCAAGTAAAGATGATTATTATGAATTCTGGAACAAAAATAGATTTACAAGTTATAAAACCAGGATCACAATCTCAAGAAAATCCAAAAGGAGAAATGGTTCCTTTTTCAGATTTATCTGTAACTGGTAGAGTTGTAAATGCAAATAATGCTTTACAAATGGCAGACAGAATTGTTAACGGAAAATAA
- the pbpC gene encoding penicillin-binding protein 1C, whose translation MLLIFYAFCLPKELFTKPTSTVITSKNDELLGALIAKDGQWRFPHNDSVPEKFKTCLIQFEDEYFYKHPGFNPISIFNALRQNLKAGSIKRGGSTITQQVIRLSRDNRDRTYFEKIKELILATRLEFRASKEKILTYWSSNAPFGGNVVGLDAASWRYFNRSSSELSWSEAATLAVLPNAPNLIYPGKNQHKLLVKRNRLLKKLLTKNVIDSLTYELSILEELPQKAYKIPQITTHLLQKVNQQKKGQFVKTTIDKKLQTQTNEIVKNHYNQLSKNGIHNIAVLVLDVKTRQVLTYVGNSPTTNKNQKFVDIITKPRSTGSILKPFLYAAMLDAGDLLPNTLVADIPTNYGSYQPENFDKKYAGAVSAKLALSRSLNVPTVRMLQSFGLEKFHHYLQKLALKDVKKNPNHYGLTLALGGAESNLWDLCKSYASMASTINHFSENSSRYFTNEFAEPTFYADKKVDFGSTSKEKIIFDAASIYLTFESLKDVNRPNAEENWEFFDSSKQIAWKTGTSFGFRDAWAIGTTKDFVVGVWVGNADGEGRPGLVGVQTAGPILFDVFDKLPKSDWFEKPFDEMTKVEICSKSGFRATQICEEKTMEFIQNSGLKSAPCPFHILVNVDNSENYQVNTSCERLENIKQKSWFVLPPLLEYYYKDKNPFYKALPKFREDCLGETKNTMKFLYPTEKSSIFLPKNFDGKKNELVLKVAHSNKNAILYWYSNATFLGTTKEIHNLAISPKVGEHKFTVMDNLGNEIHQSVIIKE comes from the coding sequence ATGCTGTTGATTTTTTATGCGTTTTGTTTGCCAAAAGAATTATTTACAAAACCAACATCCACAGTAATTACAAGTAAAAATGATGAATTATTAGGTGCTTTAATTGCAAAAGATGGTCAGTGGAGATTTCCTCATAATGATAGTGTTCCAGAGAAATTTAAAACCTGTTTAATTCAATTTGAGGATGAATATTTTTACAAGCATCCAGGTTTTAATCCTATTTCAATTTTTAATGCGTTGAGACAAAATTTAAAAGCAGGAAGTATAAAAAGAGGAGGAAGTACAATTACACAACAAGTTATCAGATTAAGCAGAGACAATAGAGATAGAACCTATTTCGAAAAAATAAAAGAACTCATTTTAGCAACGAGATTAGAATTTAGAGCATCCAAAGAAAAAATACTTACCTATTGGAGTTCAAACGCGCCTTTTGGTGGAAATGTAGTAGGTTTAGATGCTGCTTCTTGGCGATATTTTAATCGAAGTTCATCAGAATTATCCTGGTCTGAAGCTGCAACTTTAGCAGTGTTGCCAAATGCACCAAATTTGATTTATCCAGGGAAAAATCAACATAAATTATTGGTAAAAAGAAACCGATTATTGAAAAAATTACTAACAAAAAACGTAATTGATTCGTTAACGTATGAATTATCAATATTAGAAGAATTGCCACAAAAAGCATATAAAATTCCACAAATTACAACCCATTTATTGCAGAAAGTAAATCAGCAGAAAAAAGGACAATTTGTAAAAACTACCATTGATAAAAAACTACAAACTCAAACCAATGAAATTGTAAAAAATCATTATAACCAATTAAGCAAAAACGGAATTCACAACATTGCTGTATTGGTTTTAGATGTGAAAACAAGACAGGTTTTAACCTATGTTGGGAATTCGCCAACAACAAATAAAAATCAGAAATTTGTAGATATTATTACCAAACCAAGAAGTACAGGAAGTATTTTAAAACCCTTTTTATATGCTGCAATGTTAGATGCTGGAGACTTGTTGCCAAATACGTTGGTTGCAGATATTCCAACAAATTATGGCAGTTATCAACCAGAAAATTTCGATAAAAAATATGCTGGAGCAGTTTCTGCAAAGTTGGCTTTATCAAGATCTTTAAATGTGCCAACTGTTAGGATGTTGCAAAGTTTTGGTTTGGAAAAGTTTCATCATTATTTGCAAAAATTAGCGTTAAAAGATGTCAAGAAAAATCCAAATCATTATGGATTAACCTTGGCTTTAGGAGGAGCAGAAAGTAACTTGTGGGATTTATGTAAAAGTTACGCATCAATGGCATCCACCATAAATCATTTTTCTGAAAATTCGAGTAGATATTTTACCAATGAATTTGCAGAACCAACTTTTTATGCTGATAAAAAAGTTGATTTTGGTTCAACATCCAAAGAAAAAATAATTTTTGATGCAGCTTCTATTTACCTAACTTTTGAAAGTTTAAAAGATGTAAACAGACCTAATGCAGAAGAAAATTGGGAATTTTTTGATTCTTCTAAACAAATTGCTTGGAAAACAGGAACTAGTTTTGGTTTTAGAGATGCTTGGGCAATTGGCACCACTAAAGATTTTGTAGTTGGGGTTTGGGTTGGAAACGCAGATGGAGAAGGAAGACCAGGTTTGGTAGGTGTGCAAACTGCTGGCCCAATTTTGTTTGATGTTTTTGACAAATTACCAAAATCAGATTGGTTTGAGAAACCTTTCGATGAAATGACTAAAGTGGAAATTTGCTCAAAAAGTGGTTTTAGAGCTACCCAAATTTGCGAAGAAAAAACGATGGAATTTATTCAAAATTCGGGTTTAAAATCAGCACCTTGTCCTTTTCATATTTTGGTAAATGTGGATAATTCAGAAAACTATCAAGTAAATACTTCTTGTGAGCGTTTGGAGAACATCAAACAGAAATCTTGGTTTGTTTTGCCACCATTATTAGAGTATTATTATAAAGATAAAAATCCGTTTTATAAAGCTTTACCAAAATTTAGAGAAGACTGTTTGGGTGAAACTAAAAACACTATGAAATTTTTATATCCCACAGAAAAAAGCAGCATTTTTTTACCTAAAAATTTTGATGGCAAAAAGAATGAATTAGTTTTAAAAGTAGCACATTCTAATAAAAATGCTATTTTGTATTGGTACTCCAATGCTACATTTTTAGGCACTACAAAAGAGATTCATAATTTGGCAATTTCACCCAAAGTTGGCGAGCATAAATTTACTGTGATGGATAATTTAGGGAATGAAATTCATCAATCTGTAATTATTAAAGAATAG
- a CDS encoding MBL fold metallo-hydrolase — protein sequence MKIYPIETGNFKLDGGAMFGVVPKTIWQKTNPADANNLIDMSMRCLLIEDGNRLILVDTGLGAKQSDKFYGYYYLFGDFSLDASLKKLGFHKDDITDVFLTHLHFDHCGGVIERTKDGLLIPAFKNAKVWSNDKHWKWATEPNPREKASFLKENINPIKESGQLEFIHSNYKEQIGFDVLFMDGHTEKQMLPKIAYQGKTIVFMADLLPTVGHIPLPYVMGYDTRPLLTIKEKAAFLDLAADENFYLFLEHDAHNEICTVKHTEKGVRLNETFTFNELFN from the coding sequence ATGAAAATATATCCTATAGAAACTGGTAATTTTAAGTTAGATGGTGGTGCAATGTTTGGTGTTGTGCCAAAAACTATTTGGCAAAAAACCAATCCTGCAGATGCTAATAACTTGATTGATATGAGTATGCGTTGTTTGCTTATAGAAGATGGCAACCGTTTAATTTTGGTAGATACAGGTTTAGGTGCAAAACAATCAGACAAATTTTATGGTTATTATTACTTATTTGGTGATTTTTCTTTGGATGCTTCCCTTAAAAAATTAGGGTTTCATAAAGACGATATCACAGATGTTTTCTTAACACATTTACATTTCGATCATTGTGGAGGCGTTATTGAAAGAACTAAAGACGGACTTTTAATTCCAGCTTTTAAAAACGCCAAAGTTTGGAGTAATGACAAGCATTGGAAATGGGCAACTGAACCAAATCCGAGAGAAAAAGCATCGTTCTTAAAAGAGAATATCAATCCAATTAAAGAAAGTGGGCAGTTGGAATTTATTCATAGCAATTACAAAGAACAAATTGGTTTTGATGTCTTATTTATGGATGGTCATACAGAAAAACAAATGTTGCCAAAAATAGCATATCAAGGAAAAACAATCGTTTTTATGGCAGATTTATTACCTACAGTTGGGCACATTCCATTGCCTTATGTTATGGGCTATGATACAAGACCTTTATTAACTATTAAAGAAAAAGCAGCATTTTTAGACTTGGCTGCTGATGAAAATTTTTACTTATTTTTAGAGCATGACGCACATAACGAAATTTGTACAGTAAAGCATACAGAAAAAGGAGTACGATTAAACGAAACATTTACATTTAACGAATTATTTAATTAA
- a CDS encoding T9SS type B sorting domain-containing protein: MKKLLLPLILIFCSNLLSQITLTHNVGNTPIKTDWESCDYEESWARTFTLSDFGVIKSDQLIIRSGQTAISNSYNGARISFAVFSIDDNFPNSNNVYLGGGSVSVPEIGNKPEIINITFSRPVVIPSKTTKILVSITQSEDIYNPDYKKVLIAGTAQDKDFSWFYGCREHYTFITTDQLESPKPNANFFISVTGEKRSLINTKSNLTLSTNIGDEVFETGIYGCSWGGVSWSKSFTLSNFGISDNEEYIIKSGQIGLVESNEWDTNVEFNIYEIDDDFPASFSETKLIGKSKSQDQFASPQNAHISIIYFNNPIIVKAGIKKILVEVKQLHSLASSAVAFAAGTKQDNGISWFKSYSGGCPPYNEFKNSADIGKSNVNFFVTVNGEAKTIFPFEITNDNTCSNFSNNFSLTNQTEIKSVVWNFDDPSSGINNTSTQIDINHQFTNSGIYNVTATVTHIDNTVYTIPKEIEIFEAPNINPIVSLKQCDNSDINGFSFFNLIEVKEKIVTNPENYTITFHGEKTLAENKGIAISNVTNYENKTVSTGKIWARVENSTGCFEISEVNLFVSTTQIPSTLLNSFYQCDDGTNTTDGIATFDFSSVTADIQNIFPVNQQLEITYYKNELDALAEENPITDISNYQNIGYPNQQNIYIRVDSKVDNACLGLGAHISLNVEKMPIANPVIINPECDNDRDGVFSFDTSTIQSTIIGNQTNVVVTYFDENDEELSSPLPNPFVTASQKITAKIENINSKDLDGKCSDTNVIEFLVNTVPIANTIAPQEECDTDFDGLVGFNTTTIQSEIIGSQTNLIVRYFDENNVELSSPLPNPFYTTSQTIKVRLENPLYDVCFEETTVDFIVREKPTVNLIAEDIICITNNSNLEIKVDNPNPNFSYTWRDENGTVVGNSSATNIQKGGVYKVIATSQYGCNSEEEQIVINESSISYITINDIEVQDDSDNNFIKINTNNLGLGDYEFRLLDANNNILFDYQNEPIFENLGGGVYNLEVNDNNNCGSIPFEIALISFPNFFTPNGDGNNDFWQIKGIDKSYYKSGTINIFNRYGKQIATFTIDDIGWDGTYNGKQMIANDYWFQAILIDQKDNIKNRKGNFSLLRQ, encoded by the coding sequence ATGAAAAAATTACTTTTACCCCTTATATTAATATTTTGTTCAAACCTTTTATCTCAGATTACACTAACCCACAATGTTGGAAATACTCCTATTAAAACTGATTGGGAATCGTGTGATTATGAAGAATCTTGGGCAAGGACATTTACCCTTTCAGATTTTGGAGTTATTAAATCAGATCAATTAATAATAAGGTCTGGCCAAACTGCAATTAGCAACTCTTATAATGGAGCAAGAATCAGTTTTGCTGTATTTAGTATTGATGATAACTTTCCAAATTCCAACAATGTTTATCTTGGAGGTGGTTCAGTATCAGTTCCAGAAATTGGTAATAAACCTGAAATCATAAACATCACATTTTCTAGACCTGTAGTTATACCTTCTAAAACAACTAAAATATTAGTAAGTATAACCCAATCTGAAGATATTTATAATCCAGATTATAAAAAAGTTTTAATTGCTGGCACTGCACAAGACAAGGATTTTTCTTGGTTTTATGGTTGCAGAGAACATTATACTTTTATCACTACAGATCAATTAGAATCTCCAAAACCTAATGCAAATTTTTTTATTAGCGTAACAGGCGAAAAGAGAAGTTTAATTAATACAAAATCTAATTTAACACTTTCTACTAATATTGGTGATGAAGTTTTTGAAACTGGAATTTATGGCTGTAGTTGGGGTGGTGTGAGTTGGTCAAAGTCTTTTACTTTATCAAACTTTGGTATTTCTGATAACGAAGAATATATTATTAAATCAGGACAAATTGGACTAGTAGAATCTAATGAGTGGGACACAAATGTAGAATTTAACATTTATGAAATTGATGATGATTTTCCAGCTTCTTTTTCTGAAACCAAACTCATTGGCAAAAGCAAAAGTCAAGATCAATTTGCAAGCCCTCAAAATGCGCATATTTCTATTATATACTTCAATAATCCAATTATTGTTAAAGCTGGTATAAAAAAAATTTTAGTGGAGGTAAAGCAACTTCATAGCTTGGCTAGTTCTGCTGTTGCTTTTGCAGCAGGTACAAAACAAGATAATGGAATATCTTGGTTCAAATCATACAGTGGAGGTTGTCCACCCTATAATGAATTTAAAAATAGTGCTGATATAGGAAAATCTAATGTTAATTTTTTTGTTACCGTAAATGGAGAAGCAAAAACTATTTTTCCTTTTGAAATTACAAATGATAATACTTGTTCTAACTTTTCAAACAATTTTAGTTTAACAAATCAAACAGAAATAAAATCTGTTGTTTGGAATTTTGATGATCCAAGTTCTGGTATCAATAATACTTCAACACAGATAGATATTAATCATCAATTTACGAATTCAGGTATTTATAACGTTACAGCAACTGTAACTCACATAGACAATACAGTTTATACAATACCTAAAGAAATAGAAATTTTTGAAGCTCCAAATATCAACCCTATTGTCTCTCTAAAACAGTGTGATAATTCTGATATCAATGGTTTCAGTTTCTTCAATCTAATTGAAGTAAAAGAAAAAATAGTTACAAATCCAGAGAATTATACGATTACCTTCCATGGAGAGAAAACACTTGCTGAAAATAAAGGGATTGCAATTTCTAATGTTACCAACTACGAAAATAAAACAGTTAGTACAGGTAAAATTTGGGCTAGAGTAGAGAACAGCACTGGTTGTTTTGAAATTAGCGAAGTAAATCTATTTGTTTCTACAACTCAAATTCCGTCAACATTATTAAATTCATTTTATCAATGTGATGATGGAACAAATACAACAGATGGTATTGCTACTTTCGATTTTAGCTCAGTAACTGCAGATATTCAAAATATATTTCCTGTTAATCAACAATTAGAAATTACTTATTACAAAAATGAATTAGATGCTTTAGCTGAAGAAAATCCGATTACAGATATTTCAAATTATCAAAATATTGGGTATCCAAATCAACAAAACATTTATATAAGAGTTGATAGTAAAGTCGATAATGCCTGTTTGGGTTTAGGTGCACATATTTCTTTAAACGTAGAAAAAATGCCTATTGCAAATCCTGTAATTATAAATCCTGAATGTGATAATGATAGAGATGGTGTTTTTTCTTTTGATACATCAACCATACAAAGCACCATAATTGGCAACCAAACTAATGTTGTTGTAACTTATTTTGATGAAAATGATGAAGAGCTTTCAAGTCCTTTACCAAATCCTTTTGTAACAGCTTCTCAAAAAATTACTGCGAAAATTGAGAATATAAATTCTAAAGATCTTGATGGAAAATGTAGTGACACAAATGTTATAGAATTTCTTGTAAATACTGTCCCCATAGCAAATACAATTGCTCCACAAGAAGAATGTGATACTGATTTTGATGGTCTTGTTGGTTTTAACACAACAACTATTCAAAGCGAAATTATTGGCAGTCAAACCAACTTGATTGTTAGGTATTTTGATGAAAATAATGTGGAATTATCTAGTCCTCTTCCAAATCCTTTTTATACAACTTCACAAACTATTAAAGTTCGTTTAGAAAATCCTCTTTATGATGTTTGTTTTGAAGAAACCACAGTCGACTTTATTGTGAGAGAAAAACCAACTGTTAATTTAATTGCAGAAGATATTATTTGCATAACAAACAACTCAAATCTAGAAATTAAAGTTGACAATCCTAACCCAAATTTTTCTTACACTTGGAGAGATGAAAATGGAACTGTTGTTGGCAATTCATCAGCTACAAATATTCAAAAAGGTGGCGTTTATAAAGTAATTGCAACATCACAATATGGTTGTAATTCAGAGGAAGAGCAAATTGTCATAAATGAATCTTCAATTTCTTATATCACTATAAACGATATAGAAGTTCAAGATGATTCGGATAATAATTTTATCAAAATAAATACGAATAATTTAGGTTTAGGAGATTATGAGTTTCGACTTTTAGATGCAAATAATAACATTTTATTTGACTATCAAAATGAACCTATTTTCGAAAACTTAGGAGGTGGTGTTTATAATTTAGAAGTAAATGACAATAACAATTGTGGTTCAATTCCTTTTGAAATTGCCCTAATTAGTTTCCCTAATTTTTTTACACCAAATGGTGATGGAAATAATGATTTCTGGCAAATAAAAGGCATTGATAAAAGTTACTATAAAAGTGGTACGATTAATATTTTTAATAGATATGGAAAACAAATAGCCACTTTTACTATTGATGATATTGGTTGGGATGGCACTTACAATGGTAAACAAATGATTGCAAACGATTATTGGTTTCAAGCTATTTTAATAGACCAGAAAGACAATATAAAAAACAGAAAAGGTAATTTTAGCTTGTTAAGACAGTAA